From the genome of Lentilactobacillus buchneri, one region includes:
- a CDS encoding helix-turn-helix transcriptional regulator, giving the protein MTVGQNVRKYRLALGLSQGRLSDISTVPQTTISTIERGATPNARIANALAKALNVSIEDLLDEEQEVTK; this is encoded by the coding sequence ATGACTGTTGGACAAAACGTAAGAAAGTATCGATTGGCTCTTGGATTGTCTCAGGGACGATTGTCAGATATAAGCACCGTTCCACAAACGACAATTAGCACTATTGAACGTGGTGCTACGCCAAATGCACGAATTGCAAATGCACTTGCTAAAGCATTAAATGTTTCAATTGAAGATTTGCTTGATGAAGAACAGGAGGTGACCAAGTAG
- a CDS encoding phage minor head protein gives MEYVTENDLLNENPDLYNSTVGFISDYVNKHFPNINADKRKMIKSATLEGIFSGSKTIGKTLENIFGYHSNLYQMTLDLQGRPLAFMTRYKIIAAGAKYYYWRTVEDTKVRARHKKLNGKRFAILPKYATKKCPYLQIYPGSEHSCRCFMEGIFNV, from the coding sequence TTGGAATATGTCACTGAAAATGATTTATTAAATGAGAATCCTGACTTATACAATTCTACCGTTGGATTTATTAGTGACTACGTAAATAAACACTTTCCCAATATAAATGCTGATAAGAGAAAGATGATCAAATCCGCTACGTTGGAAGGAATTTTTAGTGGAAGTAAAACAATTGGGAAAACGCTTGAAAACATATTTGGTTATCACTCAAACCTTTATCAAATGACGCTTGATTTACAAGGGCGTCCCCTTGCCTTTATGACTAGATATAAAATAATTGCAGCGGGTGCAAAATATTATTATTGGCGAACCGTTGAAGATACAAAAGTGAGGGCGAGACACAAAAAACTTAATGGAAAAAGATTCGCTATCCTTCCAAAATATGCTACGAAGAAATGTCCATATTTACAAATATATCCTGGAAGTGAACACTCATGTCGCTGTTTCATGGAAGGTATTTTTAATGTTTAA
- a CDS encoding zinc-ribbon domain-containing protein, with product MKCPWCGVQIAEGSKFCPECGHTLDPNATKNLKQAQKEIPKTKGNTFWENLAATGNVIQAIGKMGCALLIVLIFGALLLALLF from the coding sequence ATGAAATGTCCATGGTGTGGCGTGCAAATTGCTGAAGGCTCAAAATTCTGTCCAGAATGTGGGCATACATTGGATCCAAACGCTACCAAAAATCTTAAACAAGCACAAAAAGAGATTCCAAAGACAAAAGGGAACACTTTTTGGGAAAATTTGGCAGCTACTGGGAACGTTATACAGGCAATTGGAAAAATGGGATGTGCATTATTAATTGTTCTTATTTTTGGAGCACTTCTGCTTGCTTTACTTTTTTAA
- the glnA gene encoding type I glutamate--ammonia ligase: MATKHDYSKDDIRKMVKDEDVKFLRLMFTDLFGTIKNVEVPITQLEKLLDNKLMFDGSSIEGFVRIEESDMYLYPDLSTWMIFPWSTDRGKIARVICQVYRPNGEPYAADPRNNLIRVLGDMKKAGFTSFNIGPEPEFFLFKMDENGEPTLHLNDKGSYFDMAPMDLGENCRREIVLTLEEMGFDVEAAHHEVAPGQHEIDFKYADALAAADNIQTFKLVVKTVARKYGLYATFMPKPLSGINGSGMHLNMSLFNDKGNTFYDKDGELEISQEAYYFLGGLLKHARSFTAVCNPIVNSYKRLVPGYEAPVYVAWSGSNRSPLIRIPSARGNSTRLELRSVDPTANPYLAIACVLEAGLDGLRNKIEPEHSIDRNIYRMDAEERQKSHITNLPDTLHNALKDLSADETMKKALGEHLYSSFIEAKNLEYDSYRTQVSGWERDQYLEKY; the protein is encoded by the coding sequence ATGGCCACAAAGCATGATTATTCAAAAGATGATATTCGCAAGATGGTAAAAGACGAGGACGTCAAATTTTTACGTCTGATGTTCACAGATTTATTTGGGACAATTAAGAACGTTGAAGTTCCAATCACTCAGTTGGAGAAACTCCTCGATAACAAATTGATGTTTGATGGTTCTTCAATCGAAGGCTTTGTCCGAATTGAAGAAAGTGATATGTATTTGTATCCTGATTTATCAACTTGGATGATTTTCCCATGGAGTACTGATCGTGGGAAAATCGCTCGAGTAATCTGCCAGGTCTACCGTCCAAACGGCGAGCCATACGCAGCCGATCCCCGCAATAACCTGATTCGTGTTCTTGGCGACATGAAGAAAGCCGGCTTTACTTCATTTAACATTGGACCTGAACCGGAATTCTTCTTGTTCAAGATGGATGAAAATGGTGAACCAACCCTTCATCTGAACGATAAGGGAAGTTACTTCGATATGGCCCCAATGGATTTGGGTGAAAATTGCCGTCGTGAAATTGTCTTGACCCTTGAAGAAATGGGCTTTGATGTTGAAGCTGCCCATCATGAAGTTGCTCCTGGTCAACACGAAATTGATTTCAAGTACGCTGATGCCTTGGCTGCTGCTGACAATATTCAAACATTCAAGTTGGTTGTTAAGACCGTTGCCCGCAAGTACGGCTTGTACGCAACCTTCATGCCAAAACCTTTGAGTGGTATTAATGGTTCAGGGATGCATTTGAATATGTCATTATTCAACGATAAAGGCAATACTTTCTACGACAAGGATGGCGAGTTGGAAATTTCTCAAGAAGCCTATTACTTCTTAGGCGGTCTCTTGAAGCATGCCCGTTCCTTTACTGCTGTATGTAACCCAATCGTTAACTCTTACAAACGTTTGGTTCCTGGTTACGAAGCCCCTGTCTACGTTGCATGGTCCGGTTCAAACCGTTCGCCGCTCATTCGAATTCCAAGTGCTCGTGGTAATTCCACTCGTTTGGAACTTCGCTCAGTTGATCCAACTGCTAACCCATACTTGGCAATCGCTTGTGTCTTGGAAGCCGGCTTGGATGGCTTACGCAACAAGATCGAACCAGAACACAGCATTGACCGAAACATTTATCGAATGGATGCTGAAGAACGTCAGAAGAGCCACATCACTAACCTGCCTGATACCTTGCATAATGCATTGAAGGATCTTTCAGCTGATGAAACGATGAAAAAGGCCCTCGGCGAACATCTCTACAGTAGCTTTATTGAAGCTAAGAACCTTGAATATGATTCATACCGCACACAAGTTTCCGGTTGGGAACGTGACCAGTATCTTGAAAAGTATTAG
- a CDS encoding helix-turn-helix domain-containing protein, with product MEKPAFYSVLPANVRYDEHLKANEKILYSEITALCTKDGTCWASNNYFAKLYHVSTVSISTWINHLKKLGYVSVTFEYETGTKRIAKRIIGIKQNFNTHQRKVNGGVKENFKDPIKENFKENITSINNTSKSKKTNKEKPKQGGSGVRNDFEKLWKLYPNKKGKEKAFNFYQKALKHGVTNKQIQDGIVKYKQEIAYLKTDMRYIKHGSTWFNQSGWDDDYQTPEPRSSKQSELDRVIAIQKREDLIYNKCSEFGSIEKALPVIQETYPDITWEKADRIFHPERYLSRRGVENAN from the coding sequence ATGGAAAAGCCAGCTTTCTACTCCGTATTACCAGCAAATGTTCGTTATGATGAGCACTTAAAAGCCAATGAAAAAATTCTCTATTCAGAAATCACAGCATTATGTACGAAAGATGGCACTTGCTGGGCTTCTAACAATTACTTTGCAAAGTTGTACCACGTAAGTACCGTATCAATTTCAACTTGGATCAATCATTTAAAAAAACTCGGATATGTTTCAGTGACTTTCGAATATGAAACTGGTACTAAACGAATCGCAAAACGCATTATTGGTATTAAACAAAACTTTAATACCCATCAAAGAAAAGTTAATGGGGGTGTTAAAGAAAACTTTAAAGACCCTATTAAAGAAAACTTTAAAGAGAATATTACAAGTATTAATAATACAAGTAAGAGTAAGAAAACAAACAAAGAAAAACCAAAACAGGGTGGTTCAGGGGTCAGAAATGATTTTGAGAAGCTCTGGAAACTGTATCCAAACAAAAAGGGTAAGGAGAAAGCCTTTAATTTTTACCAAAAAGCTCTGAAGCATGGAGTAACCAATAAGCAGATTCAGGATGGAATCGTGAAGTACAAACAGGAAATTGCCTATCTCAAAACAGATATGCGGTACATCAAGCATGGATCGACCTGGTTTAATCAATCTGGTTGGGATGACGATTACCAGACCCCTGAACCACGGTCTTCCAAACAATCGGAGTTGGATCGGGTAATTGCCATTCAGAAACGGGAAGACCTGATTTATAACAAATGTTCCGAATTTGGCAGCATCGAAAAGGCGTTACCAGTGATTCAAGAAACATATCCGGATATTACCTGGGAGAAAGCCGATCGAATCTTCCATCCGGAGAGGTATCTATCGAGGCGAGGTGTTGAGAATGCCAACTAA
- a CDS encoding MerR family transcriptional regulator produces the protein MREKELRRSMSVLPIGTVMKLTDLTARQIRYYEQQELIKPLRNEGNRRMYSLNDVDRLLEIKDYLDDGLNISGIKEVYKKQNQLEDERKRNLEKGLTDSDVRKILQDEFLNIGGLKPPSSSFDDPNNLNNLNKLNH, from the coding sequence ATGCGAGAGAAGGAATTACGGCGTTCAATGTCAGTTCTGCCGATCGGAACTGTGATGAAGCTAACTGACTTGACAGCACGACAAATCAGATATTATGAACAGCAGGAATTGATTAAGCCGCTTCGTAATGAAGGCAATCGACGGATGTATTCATTGAATGATGTCGATCGGCTTTTGGAAATCAAAGATTATCTTGATGACGGTCTGAATATCTCTGGTATCAAAGAGGTGTACAAGAAGCAGAATCAATTGGAAGACGAGCGGAAGCGTAATCTCGAGAAGGGTTTGACTGACAGTGATGTGAGAAAAATTCTTCAAGACGAGTTTCTTAACATTGGTGGATTGAAGCCGCCTTCTTCGTCATTTGATGATCCGAATAATTTGAACAATTTAAACAAACTAAATCATTGA
- a CDS encoding dUTPase has translation MDLQSLIASSVYLNRQIESKKQLHWSNDGRVKNAFVALDVELAEMANTSEWFKVWKTHRGKHDPNKTPRETLLYEYVDAMDFYLLISNLKNWNHVILNSQDDLDKIKQFKKEDNLDKQYLALKRMLFDAYFDHSGDSFSHSWRLFLKFGLVDFGYTEQEIEQAFKDKNKINEDRQDQDY, from the coding sequence ATGGATTTACAATCATTGATTGCTTCATCGGTGTATTTGAATCGCCAGATCGAATCAAAGAAGCAACTCCACTGGTCAAATGACGGCAGAGTGAAAAATGCCTTTGTGGCCCTGGATGTGGAACTGGCTGAAATGGCCAACACTTCCGAGTGGTTCAAGGTCTGGAAGACGCATCGTGGTAAGCACGATCCCAACAAAACGCCACGGGAAACGTTGCTATATGAGTACGTTGACGCAATGGATTTCTACCTATTGATTTCCAACCTCAAAAATTGGAATCACGTGATTTTAAACTCGCAGGATGATCTGGACAAAATCAAACAGTTCAAAAAAGAAGATAACCTAGATAAGCAATATTTAGCCTTAAAACGCATGTTGTTTGACGCTTACTTTGATCACAGCGGTGACAGCTTTAGCCATTCCTGGCGACTGTTTCTTAAATTTGGCTTGGTTGATTTCGGTTATACTGAGCAGGAGATTGAACAGGCCTTCAAAGATAAAAACAAGATTAATGAAGATCGGCAGGATCAGGATTATTAA
- a CDS encoding ERF family protein, protein MKKSENISEIAKALNEVRKNIKQPEKNANNPFFKSKYVMLEGVVDAIDKALPKGFAYTQEVTSDGNQISVSTILLHESGQYIQFDPLNVPVTKNDAQAFGSAETYARRYTLSAVFGVTSDVDDDGNSASKSAPHEAPHKRRGAPKKSSKPMASQEDKDMLKDKIAALSKEMAMEPKPLTVASMKNAKVTSWKEMTKDDLNAMDHELTTELMEFRQKSEKKDSKKPADESTDELWDKLNV, encoded by the coding sequence ATGAAGAAAAGTGAGAATATATCTGAAATTGCGAAGGCACTCAATGAGGTTCGTAAGAATATCAAGCAGCCAGAAAAGAATGCGAACAACCCATTCTTTAAGTCCAAATACGTAATGCTGGAAGGCGTCGTTGATGCCATTGACAAGGCCTTACCGAAAGGCTTCGCCTACACACAGGAAGTTACCAGTGATGGCAATCAAATCTCAGTATCGACCATCTTACTCCATGAGTCCGGTCAATACATTCAGTTCGATCCACTCAACGTCCCAGTTACGAAGAATGACGCTCAGGCCTTTGGATCCGCTGAAACTTACGCACGTCGCTACACCTTATCCGCTGTGTTCGGGGTTACCAGTGATGTTGATGACGATGGTAATTCAGCCAGTAAGTCAGCACCGCATGAAGCGCCACATAAGCGCCGTGGTGCTCCAAAGAAGTCTAGTAAGCCAATGGCCTCCCAAGAAGACAAAGACATGTTAAAGGACAAGATAGCCGCCCTCAGCAAAGAGATGGCAATGGAGCCTAAACCATTAACGGTGGCTTCGATGAAAAATGCCAAAGTTACCAGCTGGAAAGAAATGACTAAAGATGATTTGAATGCCATGGATCATGAGTTGACCACCGAGCTGATGGAATTTCGGCAAAAGAGTGAAAAAAAGGACTCTAAGAAGCCTGCTGATGAATCAACCGATGAACTTTGGGACAAGCTAAACGTTTAG
- a CDS encoding peptide ABC transporter substrate-binding protein, translating to MSNIQVGLKVGLVISAALILTGCSSQKSGSGKLAAKQEFTTAVDSELSTVDLSKTTSVQTFEVLNNIDEGLYRLGKDSKIENALATKTNISNDGLKYTFNLRKGTKWSNGDPVTAKDFVYSWRRTVNPKTASQYGYLFSGIQNADAIQANKKSPNSLGIKADGNYKLVVTLEKKIPYFKLLMGFPLFFPQNQKVVEKFGDNYGTKSADMVYNGPFKLTSWNGTGMTWTLAKNQNYWDKKAVKLDKLHYQVTKDPSTGYNQFKTDKLQYVGLSGVLAKNLKNNKNLVTRETSSCYYLAFNQKKKLFKNLKIREAISMAIDRGQLTKKILGDGSFNSQSFVSKGLSINPKTGKDFTATTAKPDSLTYNPTKAKALWKAGLKELGITKMSFTLLSSDEFAQKQVSEYLQSQLEKNLPGLKVNLRNIPFQTLLSRQKSHNYQVTMGDWYADFADPITFLNILTSGNPSNVPQWSNKQYDKLIKASSTTDAGNADKRFEDMTKAQNILLDNQGITPLYQSASKNLLSSKVKGIIYNTAGATYNYKNAYIVK from the coding sequence ATGTCAAATATTCAAGTTGGCTTAAAAGTGGGGTTAGTGATCTCCGCAGCCTTAATTCTCACCGGCTGTTCATCGCAAAAGAGCGGTTCGGGGAAACTGGCGGCCAAACAGGAATTTACCACTGCAGTCGATTCAGAACTCTCAACTGTTGACCTTTCCAAAACGACGTCGGTTCAAACATTTGAAGTGTTAAACAACATTGATGAAGGCCTTTATCGTCTGGGTAAGGACAGCAAAATTGAAAATGCACTGGCCACCAAAACTAACATTTCAAATGACGGGTTAAAATATACTTTCAATTTGCGTAAAGGCACCAAATGGAGCAATGGGGATCCGGTTACTGCCAAAGATTTCGTGTATTCCTGGCGAAGAACTGTCAATCCAAAAACGGCCTCCCAGTACGGTTATCTTTTTTCAGGGATTCAAAATGCGGATGCCATCCAAGCTAACAAAAAGTCACCCAATTCACTGGGAATCAAAGCTGACGGCAATTATAAACTAGTCGTAACCTTGGAAAAGAAAATTCCATACTTCAAACTGTTAATGGGCTTCCCATTGTTCTTCCCGCAGAACCAAAAGGTCGTTGAGAAGTTTGGCGACAATTACGGGACGAAGAGTGCGGATATGGTCTACAATGGACCGTTCAAGCTAACCAGCTGGAACGGAACCGGGATGACTTGGACGCTTGCCAAGAATCAAAATTATTGGGACAAGAAAGCTGTCAAACTGGACAAACTCCACTATCAAGTGACTAAGGACCCTTCGACCGGCTATAACCAATTTAAGACCGACAAGCTGCAATACGTTGGCTTATCTGGTGTTTTGGCCAAAAATCTGAAGAACAATAAGAATTTGGTGACCAGAGAAACTTCGAGTTGTTACTACCTGGCATTCAACCAAAAGAAGAAACTGTTCAAAAATTTAAAAATTAGAGAAGCAATTTCGATGGCCATCGATCGCGGCCAGTTAACCAAGAAGATTTTGGGAGACGGTTCCTTTAATTCACAAAGTTTTGTTTCCAAAGGACTGTCAATTAATCCTAAGACCGGCAAAGATTTTACAGCCACCACTGCCAAACCGGATTCTTTAACCTATAATCCAACCAAGGCCAAGGCGCTTTGGAAAGCCGGCCTCAAAGAACTGGGGATCACCAAAATGAGTTTTACACTGCTCAGTTCGGACGAATTCGCGCAAAAACAAGTCAGTGAGTATCTACAGTCGCAACTAGAAAAGAATCTGCCTGGGCTCAAGGTGAACCTAAGAAATATTCCTTTCCAAACGTTGCTGTCACGACAGAAATCACATAATTACCAAGTCACGATGGGTGATTGGTACGCAGATTTTGCCGATCCGATTACCTTCTTAAACATCCTAACGTCTGGCAACCCAAGCAACGTCCCACAGTGGTCGAACAAGCAGTATGACAAGTTGATTAAGGCATCTTCAACCACCGATGCTGGGAACGCTGACAAGCGATTTGAGGACATGACCAAGGCACAAAATATCTTACTGGACAACCAGGGCATTACACCGCTATATCAATCAGCAAGTAAAAACCTGTTGAGCAGTAAGGTCAAAGGCATTATTTACAATACAGCCGGGGCAACGTACAATTATAAAAATGCCTACATTGTCAAATAA
- a CDS encoding helix-turn-helix domain-containing protein, with translation MTLSKLRAARLKANITMEEMGNQLNISRPAYWKIEHGKTKLSFANAVKISQILKMDVNSLFLNSELTKPEHNGKKDGEAIK, from the coding sequence TTGACTTTATCAAAATTGAGAGCAGCTCGATTAAAAGCTAACATTACCATGGAGGAAATGGGAAATCAGCTTAATATTAGTCGTCCGGCGTATTGGAAAATTGAACACGGAAAAACAAAATTGTCGTTTGCCAATGCTGTTAAGATTTCTCAGATTTTAAAAATGGATGTAAATTCTCTTTTTTTAAATTCGGAGTTAACAAAACCGGAACACAACGGTAAGAAAGACGGGGAGGCAATTAAGTGA
- a CDS encoding helix-turn-helix domain-containing protein translates to MTDHELILNRIYQLIRERNLTVNRLATLSGVSQSTLTSLESRPTGVPKADTIRLLCKALGISVKDFFDFPPYNEVEK, encoded by the coding sequence ATGACTGATCATGAGTTGATTCTCAATCGAATCTACCAATTAATTAGGGAAAGAAACTTGACAGTAAATCGGCTAGCTACTCTTTCAGGGGTCAGCCAATCCACTTTGACATCCTTAGAAAGTCGGCCTACTGGCGTGCCAAAAGCTGATACCATTCGCCTTTTGTGTAAGGCATTGGGCATTTCAGTCAAAGACTTCTTCGATTTTCCGCCCTACAACGAGGTGGAAAAATGA
- a CDS encoding tyrosine-type recombinase/integrase → MASIYKLNKSWAARLSYQENGKRKRLNKAGFSTKSAARAWATTQEAELQKHGGNHLSKQSIIDYYQEWFDTFKKPRVAPATQRRYMATKEVIVRYFGNRSLDSIDYADYQEFINKLASSHKLGTVKKVHGQVRAAIRKAFQMGKISADFTDGAEISGKPGKKPEDKFLDLDDMQRLLEYCLMNIKFITDVDRAMYVCALLTGMRYEEVAGLTWDCVNFEKHTLKVNKAWDHVEHKFGPTKNESSIRTIKIDSQLVLMLKEWRQIVNEYMNRRHRSNPNNFVFLARSRGAVSPETVNHLLRKVYQQGIISKPITFHGLRHTHASYLISSGISTHYISERLGHKNTIVTETTYAHLFKKKRIEEENRAMKMLENLDKINQKTSSEIHQK, encoded by the coding sequence ATGGCTTCCATTTACAAGCTTAATAAGTCATGGGCAGCAAGATTATCCTACCAAGAGAATGGAAAGCGTAAGCGGCTTAATAAAGCAGGATTTTCTACCAAGTCAGCCGCACGTGCATGGGCAACTACTCAGGAAGCGGAACTACAAAAACATGGTGGTAATCACCTTTCCAAGCAAAGCATCATAGACTACTATCAAGAATGGTTTGACACTTTCAAAAAGCCAAGGGTTGCTCCGGCAACGCAACGGCGCTACATGGCAACAAAAGAAGTAATTGTACGTTATTTTGGTAATCGGTCTTTAGACTCAATTGACTATGCTGATTATCAAGAATTTATCAACAAGCTTGCTAGTAGCCATAAATTAGGTACGGTAAAAAAAGTGCATGGACAAGTTCGGGCAGCTATCCGCAAGGCATTTCAAATGGGTAAAATTTCAGCAGATTTTACTGACGGTGCTGAGATATCTGGAAAACCGGGTAAAAAGCCTGAAGACAAATTTCTTGACCTAGATGATATGCAACGACTTCTGGAATACTGTCTTATGAATATCAAATTCATCACTGATGTTGATCGAGCTATGTATGTATGTGCCCTTCTTACAGGTATGCGCTACGAAGAGGTTGCTGGACTAACATGGGATTGTGTCAACTTTGAAAAACACACGCTGAAAGTTAATAAAGCGTGGGATCACGTGGAACATAAATTTGGACCAACTAAAAACGAATCATCCATACGGACAATCAAGATCGACAGCCAGTTAGTGTTGATGCTCAAGGAATGGCGTCAAATTGTTAACGAATACATGAACCGACGGCATAGGTCGAATCCTAATAATTTTGTCTTTCTTGCTCGCAGTCGTGGAGCCGTTAGCCCGGAAACAGTTAACCATTTGCTACGAAAAGTATATCAGCAAGGCATTATCTCTAAACCAATCACATTTCACGGTCTCAGGCACACACACGCAAGCTATCTGATATCAAGTGGTATCTCTACCCATTACATTTCTGAACGCTTAGGACATAAAAATACGATCGTGACAGAAACCACGTATGCACATCTTTTTAAGAAAAAAAGGATTGAGGAAGAAAATCGAGCAATGAAAATGCTCGAAAATTTAGATAAAATAAATCAAAAAACATCGTCTGAAATTCATCAAAAATAG
- a CDS encoding host-nuclease inhibitor Gam family protein, which produces MDEIKEAPEKQTFVIDDDNKANWAFRKLAEVKQELDIKAQQKAGFDEQTKEWYESETKPLKESQDYFEQLIEQYRQTQPDGKVKVPAGYTSLRHAKQYQREPSKLLPFVEKNYPDLLKKDVKWADFKKQLTDYDGVAIDQNGEKVPGITVIEKESVSYHPNKLESGLYEEK; this is translated from the coding sequence ATGGATGAAATTAAAGAGGCACCGGAAAAACAAACATTTGTTATTGATGACGATAACAAAGCAAACTGGGCATTTCGTAAATTGGCTGAGGTTAAGCAAGAGCTGGATATCAAAGCGCAACAAAAAGCCGGCTTTGACGAACAAACCAAGGAATGGTACGAAAGCGAAACTAAACCATTGAAAGAAAGCCAGGATTACTTTGAACAGTTGATTGAACAGTATCGTCAAACGCAACCTGATGGCAAGGTTAAGGTTCCGGCTGGGTATACCAGCCTGCGTCATGCTAAACAATACCAACGTGAACCCAGTAAGCTTCTTCCGTTTGTAGAAAAGAATTATCCAGACTTACTAAAAAAAGACGTTAAATGGGCAGACTTCAAAAAACAACTGACCGATTATGACGGGGTAGCCATTGATCAAAATGGCGAGAAAGTACCTGGAATTACTGTGATCGAAAAGGAATCTGTTAGTTATCACCCTAATAAATTGGAGAGTGGTCTATATGAAGAAAAGTGA
- a CDS encoding antA/AntB antirepressor family protein, translated as MNELIKTFKQNDGSVAVDGRDLHDFLEVDTQYTKWIDRMIEYGFTENVDFTSFSQKSLKPSGGRPQVNHALTLDMAKELSMIQRTKKGKQARQYFISMEKQAKAQPQLPLPKDYPSALRALANSVEENQKLKPAADYTQKMLANPGLETTSMIAKNYGMSTAKFNQLLHKMGIQYRHGKTWLLYAKYQGFGYTHIEPFSYFDQKTGTKKVANTMKWTQRGQKFIYDFLAAQDIYPQVERLTLLKG; from the coding sequence ATGAATGAACTAATTAAAACCTTCAAACAAAATGATGGTTCCGTTGCTGTCGATGGTCGGGACTTGCATGATTTCCTCGAAGTCGACACTCAATATACAAAATGGATTGATCGCATGATTGAGTATGGATTTACTGAAAACGTTGATTTTACAAGTTTTAGTCAAAAAAGTCTAAAACCTAGTGGTGGTCGTCCACAGGTAAATCATGCTTTGACTTTGGACATGGCGAAAGAGTTATCCATGATTCAAAGAACTAAGAAAGGTAAGCAAGCTCGTCAATATTTCATTTCCATGGAAAAGCAAGCTAAGGCCCAGCCACAATTACCTTTACCGAAAGATTATCCAAGCGCTTTACGGGCTTTAGCAAACTCTGTTGAAGAAAACCAAAAGCTTAAACCGGCTGCGGATTACACTCAAAAGATGCTTGCTAATCCAGGATTAGAAACCACGTCAATGATTGCCAAGAATTACGGGATGTCGACCGCCAAGTTCAATCAGTTGCTGCACAAAATGGGGATTCAGTATCGGCATGGGAAAACGTGGTTGCTATACGCCAAGTATCAAGGGTTTGGGTATACGCACATTGAGCCATTTTCCTACTTTGATCAGAAAACGGGAACTAAGAAAGTCGCTAACACGATGAAGTGGACGCAACGAGGGCAGAAATTCATTTACGACTTCTTGGCTGCTCAAGACATTTACCCACAAGTTGAACGACTAACTTTATTGAAAGGTTAA
- a CDS encoding helix-turn-helix domain-containing protein: MSLGSRIRKLRTNKKMTQEELGKVLGVSKVSVSGYENDTRQPDNAALVKIAEYFGVSTDYLLGNKSGHGKSPSWANEKDMHDLKAFLDANEDAMTYEGEHLTDEEREQLRVAEATIFWKHRKQERK, translated from the coding sequence ATGAGCTTAGGTTCACGTATTAGGAAACTACGGACAAATAAAAAAATGACACAAGAAGAACTTGGAAAAGTTCTAGGAGTATCTAAAGTTTCAGTGTCTGGTTATGAAAATGATACTCGGCAGCCTGACAATGCAGCTCTTGTTAAAATTGCCGAATATTTCGGAGTATCAACCGACTACTTACTGGGGAACAAATCTGGTCATGGTAAATCACCAAGTTGGGCAAACGAAAAAGATATGCACGATTTAAAGGCTTTTTTGGACGCCAATGAAGATGCAATGACTTATGAGGGGGAACATCTTACGGATGAAGAACGAGAACAACTTAGAGTGGCTGAAGCGACTATCTTCTGGAAGCACCGGAAGCAGGAACGTAAATAA
- a CDS encoding ImmA/IrrE family metallo-endopeptidase: protein MKNENNLEWLKRLSSGSTGSRNVNKSIIKFVKTVVERYQTADPFQIADFVNTEIDWMDLGKHPLGKIIYYGNQPIIILNNDIKDTPQQYFTLAHELGHLIVQPGLTAYQTGRFNHDVCEYQANQFATGLMGLLYVEENGYGPDSYYDLVHHYGSPVNELD, encoded by the coding sequence ATGAAGAACGAGAACAACTTAGAGTGGCTGAAGCGACTATCTTCTGGAAGCACCGGAAGCAGGAACGTAAATAAATCGATCATAAAATTTGTTAAAACTGTTGTTGAAAGATATCAAACAGCAGATCCTTTTCAGATAGCTGATTTTGTTAATACGGAAATTGATTGGATGGATCTCGGCAAACATCCACTGGGGAAAATAATTTATTATGGAAATCAGCCTATCATTATTCTGAATAACGATATTAAAGATACACCGCAACAGTATTTTACTTTGGCACACGAACTTGGACATTTAATCGTCCAGCCTGGTTTAACAGCTTATCAAACTGGTAGATTTAATCATGATGTTTGCGAATATCAGGCTAATCAGTTTGCTACTGGTTTAATGGGATTATTGTATGTAGAGGAAAATGGCTACGGGCCGGATAGCTATTATGATTTGGTTCATCACTATGGCTCGCCTGTTAATGAACTTGATTAG